A window of Asterias rubens unplaced genomic scaffold, eAstRub1.3, whole genome shotgun sequence contains these coding sequences:
- the LOC117306606 gene encoding epidermal growth factor-like protein 6: MAFCDPPCINGDCVAPDTCHCQPGYTGTTCNTDIDECDLQISIGVFNSVLKCDHMCINSIGSYRCECESGYTLDTDDRHTCKDADECLVSRTNNCQQNCTNIPGGFECNCHGGYTINGDGATCN; encoded by the exons ATGG CCTTTTGCGATCCACCGTGTATCAACGGGGATTGCGTAGCACCAGACACCTGCCACTGTCAGCCTGGATACACTGGTACAACATGCAACACAG ACATCGACGAATGTGATCTGCAGATCAGTATAGGAGTCTTCAACTCTGTTCTCAAGTGTGACCACATGTGCATAAATTCCATCGGTAGCTACCGATGCGAATGTGAATCGGGATACACCCTGGACACTGATGATCGACACACGTGCAAAG ATGCGGATGAATGCCTGGTGAGTCGCACCAATAACTGCCAGCAGAATTGTACCAACATTCCTGGAGGCTTTGAATGCAACTGTCATGGCGGTTACACCATCAACGGAGACGGTGCAACGTGTAACG